In the genome of Pseudorca crassidens isolate mPseCra1 chromosome 14, mPseCra1.hap1, whole genome shotgun sequence, one region contains:
- the CRIPT gene encoding cysteine-rich PDZ-binding protein produces MVCEKCEKKLGTVITPDTWKDGARNTTESGGRKLNENKALTSKKARFDPYGKNKFSTCRICKSSVHQPGSHYCQGCAYKKGICSMCGKKVLDTKNYKQTSV; encoded by the exons ATGGTGTGCGAAAAAT GTGAAAAGAAACTTGGTACTGTTATCACTCCAGATACATGGAAAGATGGTGCAAGGAATACCACAg AAAGTGGTGGAAGAAAgctgaatgaaaataaagcttTGACCTCAAAAAAAGCAAG atTTGATCCATATGGAAAGAATAAGTTCTCCACTTGCAGAATTTGTAAAAGTTCTGTGCACCAGCCAGGTTCTCATTACTGCCAGGGCTGTGCCTACAAAAAGG gcaTCTGCTCTATGTGTGGAAAAAAGGTTTTGGATACCAAAAACTACAAGCAAACGTCTGTCTAG
- the PIGF gene encoding phosphatidylinositol-glycan biosynthesis class F protein isoform X2, protein MKDTDIKRLLYVHLLCIFSIILSIFIPSFFLENFSVLETHLTWLCICSVSVTAVNLVLYLVVKPNASSKRSSLSYKVTRFLKCCIYFLMSCFAFHVIFVLYGAPLIELALETFLLAVTLSTFTTVPCLCLLGPNFKAWLRVFSRNGVTSIWENSLQITTVSSFLGTWLGAFPIPLDWGRPWQVLVAAHHLLSCGMQTLSCGMHVRPSSLTRDGTQAPCIGSAESYLLRHQGSPSSFLFSVNS, encoded by the exons ATGAAAGATACTGACATCAAGAGACTACTATATGTCCATCTATTATGCATATTTTCAATTATCCTAAGCATCTTCATTCCATCATTCTTCTTGGAGAACTTCTCAGTACTGGAAACACACTTGACATGGTTGTGCATCTGTTCTGTTTCTGTAACTGCCGTCAATTTAGTATTGTATTTAGTAGTGAAACCAAATGCATCTTCTAAAAGAAGTTCATTATCATACAAG gtaACCAGATTTTTGAAATGCTGTATCTACTTTCTTATGTCTTGTTTTGCCTTTCATGTAATTTTTGTTCTATATGGAGCACCACTAATAGA GTTGGCGTTGGAAACATTTTTACTCGCAGTTACTTTGTCCACTTTTACTACTGTACCTTGTTTATGTTTGTTAGGACCAAACTTCAAAGCATGGCTAAGAGTTTTCAGTAGAAATGG GGTTACATCCATTTGGGAGAATAGTCTCCAGATCACTACAGTTTCTAGTTTTCTAGGAACATGGCTTGGAGCCTTTCCTATTCCACTCGATTGGGGAAGACCATGGCAG gtcttagttgcggctcaccatctccttagttgtggcatgcaaactcttagttgcggcatgcatgtgagacctagttccctgaccagggatggaacccaggccccctgcattgggagtgcggagtcttatctgctgcgccaccagggaagtccctccagtttTCTCTTTAGTGTAAATTCCTAG